Proteins encoded together in one Felis catus isolate Fca126 chromosome B3, F.catus_Fca126_mat1.0, whole genome shotgun sequence window:
- the CB3H15orf48 gene encoding normal mucosa of esophagus-specific gene 1 protein: MNLFQLLRKKKELIPLVLMMTTAAGGASAFAVYSLQKTDVIIDRKKNPEPWETVDPNVPSKLITINQEWKPIEELQKVRRATK, from the exons ATGAACCTCTTCCAACTcctgaggaaaaagaaggaa CTTATTCCTTTGGTGCTGATGATGACCACAGCAGCGGGTGGAGCTTCGGCTTTTGCAGTATATTCCCTTCAAAAGACTGATGTGAT caTTGAtcggaaaaaaaatccagaaccTTGGGAAACTGTGGATCCTAACGTACCTAGCAAG cttaTAACAATCAACCAAGAGTGGAAGCCCATTGAAGAGTTGCAGAAGGTCCGAAGGGCCACCAAATGA